The Shewanella mangrovisoli genome has a window encoding:
- a CDS encoding lysozyme: protein MSLKQKLMALGLSSAVALAGANLIAPAESPNGEPILHTYLDPVKILTACFGHTGPELELNQFFSEQQCIEMFAEDLGKADHQLRRLTYPVQLTEGEHAAYLSLIYNFGAGNFQSSTLLKLLKRGERVAACRQLTEACGKHGCNGFVYANNVKLPGLEVRRRKEQAICLKDLYVPKTH from the coding sequence ATGTCATTAAAGCAAAAGCTCATGGCACTTGGGCTGTCCTCCGCTGTTGCATTGGCAGGGGCGAATTTAATTGCCCCAGCCGAATCGCCAAACGGTGAGCCGATTCTGCACACCTACCTTGATCCGGTGAAAATCCTCACCGCTTGCTTTGGGCACACAGGCCCCGAGCTTGAACTCAACCAGTTTTTTAGCGAACAACAATGCATTGAAATGTTCGCCGAGGACTTAGGCAAAGCCGATCACCAGCTGCGCCGCCTCACGTATCCGGTGCAGTTAACCGAAGGTGAGCACGCGGCTTATCTCAGCCTCATTTACAACTTCGGTGCGGGTAACTTTCAATCATCCACCTTGCTAAAGCTGTTAAAGCGTGGCGAACGGGTGGCGGCTTGTCGCCAACTCACCGAGGCCTGCGGCAAGCATGGCTGCAATGGTTTCGTTTATGCCAATAACGTCAAATTGCCTGGTTTAGAAGTACGGCGCCGAAAAGAACAGGCGATATGCCTTAAGGATCTCTATGTTCCAAAAACTCATTAA
- the lysC gene encoding Rz1-like lysis system protein LysC: MMFSGCSNTPPIVRTVITKQTLYVLPPKSLISQCLPAECDLLHNNVANADLADCLTQQLAVIKKCDTDWQIFEKWRTEKEHEQSLHQ, from the coding sequence ATGATGTTCAGCGGCTGCTCAAACACGCCGCCTATTGTGCGCACCGTAATCACCAAACAGACCCTGTATGTACTGCCCCCGAAATCGTTAATCAGCCAGTGCTTACCCGCCGAATGTGACCTTTTACACAACAATGTCGCAAACGCCGACCTAGCAGATTGCCTAACGCAACAGCTAGCAGTGATCAAAAAATGCGATACCGATTGGCAAATCTTCGAAAAATGGCGAACGGAAAAAGAGCATGAGCAATCCCTACATCAATGA
- a CDS encoding Rha family transcriptional regulator yields the protein MNMQATAHHPAQLVFINGQQTITNSQIVADYFGKRHSHVLEKIESIKLDAPTDFTSANFSANVQNQQVGTSSRDLRTYQMTKDGFMFLVMGFTGAKAAQLKINFINAFNEAQARLSRTKDPFHRSRILYTWEGGKVISAMELDDDHFVTKREKLVNYIREPRFLSLEQLIEIQQAAGGQIAQIALIGRQIAKLT from the coding sequence ATGAATATGCAAGCGACTGCCCACCACCCTGCACAACTGGTCTTTATCAACGGCCAACAAACTATTACTAATTCACAAATCGTTGCCGATTACTTTGGCAAACGTCATTCTCATGTACTGGAAAAAATTGAATCTATAAAACTAGATGCGCCTACTGATTTCACGTCAGCCAACTTTTCGGCTAACGTGCAAAATCAACAGGTTGGAACAAGTTCACGCGATTTACGCACTTACCAAATGACCAAAGACGGTTTTATGTTTTTGGTGATGGGTTTTACAGGTGCAAAAGCCGCACAATTGAAGATCAACTTTATTAATGCCTTTAACGAAGCCCAAGCCAGATTAAGCCGCACTAAAGATCCGTTTCATCGCAGTCGTATTCTCTACACATGGGAAGGCGGAAAAGTGATATCAGCAATGGAACTGGATGATGACCACTTTGTCACCAAGCGCGAAAAGTTGGTTAACTATATTCGCGAACCGCGGTTTTTATCACTTGAGCAGTTAATCGAAATCCAACAAGCCGCAGGTGGGCAAATCGCCCAAATCGCGCTGATTGGTCGCCAAATCGCTAAGTTAACTTAA
- a CDS encoding terminase small subunit gives MTRIQPQETTPVLLNKTDLCKSLGISTQAFDKWDVPVHSKKGRECLYTMADVVANRVANERKKHLSKPDEDDPEKPDLDYERWRLTKAQADGQEIKNEKERKEVVEVGFCVFVLNRIAAQIAPVLDQTHIRMKRKYPDIPERYIDAFRAEMIKSQNTVAELAAGIEDLLDEYIGSPD, from the coding sequence ATGACCCGCATTCAACCCCAAGAGACAACGCCTGTACTACTGAATAAAACCGACCTGTGCAAAAGCCTCGGTATCAGTACCCAAGCGTTTGATAAATGGGATGTGCCAGTTCACAGCAAAAAGGGCCGTGAGTGTTTGTACACCATGGCCGATGTCGTCGCCAATCGCGTTGCCAACGAGCGTAAAAAACACCTCAGTAAACCTGATGAGGACGATCCAGAAAAGCCAGATCTCGACTATGAGCGCTGGCGCTTAACCAAGGCGCAAGCCGACGGCCAAGAAATAAAAAACGAAAAAGAGCGCAAAGAGGTGGTCGAGGTCGGCTTTTGTGTCTTTGTGCTTAATCGTATCGCCGCGCAAATCGCCCCAGTGCTGGATCAAACCCACATTCGGATGAAGCGCAAATATCCCGACATTCCAGAACGCTATATCGATGCATTTAGAGCGGAGATGATTAAAAGCCAAAACACCGTTGCCGAGCTCGCAGCGGGTATCGAGGACCTACTAGATGAGTATATCGGCAGCCCAGATTAA
- a CDS encoding phage tail protein yields the protein MSKANFQRIRIEGMEAVTKELNRIRATQAPAINRAIDDTVKFGQKAAVDAIFNRYGFKSRSYIEQHLSVSVDPRNLKGVITARYRASTLTRFARPLTRTGKNGRSRTDGHMISALRNQPTWFKGTFTVIGKNGNQIMFERQKGDNSWRKLKGQKSMYGPSVAGSFRKIRDDIEPPIIAYLRNKYGQYSGT from the coding sequence ATGTCCAAGGCAAATTTCCAGCGCATCCGTATTGAAGGCATGGAGGCGGTAACAAAGGAACTGAACCGCATCCGTGCCACCCAAGCACCAGCCATTAACCGTGCCATTGATGACACGGTTAAGTTTGGACAAAAGGCGGCGGTAGATGCCATCTTTAACCGCTATGGCTTTAAATCCCGCAGTTACATTGAGCAACACCTCTCAGTAAGTGTGGATCCGCGCAACTTAAAAGGGGTGATCACCGCCCGTTATCGCGCCAGCACCTTAACCCGCTTTGCCAGACCATTAACCCGCACAGGCAAGAACGGCCGTTCAAGAACCGACGGCCATATGATTAGTGCGCTGCGTAATCAGCCAACCTGGTTTAAAGGCACTTTTACCGTGATTGGTAAAAACGGCAATCAAATCATGTTTGAGCGCCAAAAAGGCGATAACAGTTGGCGCAAGCTTAAGGGGCAAAAATCCATGTACGGCCCATCAGTGGCAGGCAGTTTCCGCAAAATCCGCGACGATATTGAGCCGCCGATTATTGCGTATCTGCGAAATAAATACGGCCAGTATAGCGGCACTTAG
- a CDS encoding phage portal protein has protein sequence MSIINDALAIFSPAWALKREAAAMSYRGLKGYDAANPSRTHRAKKESRGANQAVFAAGKSLREQARWLDENHDLSIGILDRFEERVIGAQGIVVEPQPRSMSGEILDELANDIQRRFATWSLKCDVTGRFSRPELERLVLRSALRDGDVFGQHVMGRVSKFGHPNEQGTQYSIEALEADFIPYELNEPAKRVRQGFEVNAWGQVINYHVLLDHPADQIGFRHKTKAVPASSMMHLGLFKRLHQLRGVSIFHGILTRLADIKDYEESERVAARIAAALAFYIKRGDGQSYVPDQSNESSNREIPIAPGMTFDDLKPGEDVGMIESNRPNVHMVEFRNGQMKAVASGSRSSYSSIARDYNGSYSSQRQELVEQDEPNRIMQQWFCAGWSRPVFRNFLKMEMLNKQDPLVLPPDLDPRTLFDAVYYGPTMPWIDPRKEAEGWEMMIAANVATEADWTRARGRNPTEVKRQRKREVEYNRENHMVTANDPDPSLGDPNSEKDPNSSSGSNAKRNAAKRNADRARRNAEPDQ, from the coding sequence ATGAGCATTATCAACGATGCGCTGGCGATATTTTCCCCTGCGTGGGCGCTAAAGCGTGAAGCGGCGGCCATGAGCTATCGTGGCCTTAAAGGTTATGACGCTGCAAACCCAAGCCGCACTCACCGCGCCAAAAAAGAAAGCCGTGGCGCCAACCAAGCGGTATTTGCTGCGGGTAAAAGCCTGCGCGAGCAAGCACGCTGGCTGGATGAAAACCACGACTTAAGCATTGGTATCTTAGACCGCTTTGAAGAACGGGTGATCGGTGCTCAAGGGATTGTGGTTGAGCCGCAGCCGCGCAGCATGAGCGGCGAGATCTTGGACGAACTCGCCAATGATATTCAGCGCCGTTTTGCCACTTGGTCGCTTAAGTGTGATGTAACAGGCCGCTTTAGCCGCCCAGAGCTTGAGCGCTTAGTGCTCCGTAGCGCGCTGCGGGATGGTGATGTATTTGGGCAACATGTCATGGGGCGCGTTAGTAAGTTTGGTCACCCAAACGAGCAGGGCACCCAATACAGCATCGAAGCGCTTGAGGCCGACTTTATCCCCTACGAGTTAAACGAACCCGCAAAGCGAGTACGCCAAGGGTTTGAGGTCAATGCGTGGGGGCAGGTGATTAATTATCACGTATTGCTTGATCACCCAGCCGATCAAATTGGCTTTCGACACAAAACCAAAGCGGTACCTGCATCGAGCATGATGCACCTCGGTTTATTTAAACGCCTGCACCAGCTGCGCGGCGTATCGATATTCCACGGCATTTTAACCCGCTTAGCCGACATTAAAGACTATGAAGAATCCGAGCGTGTAGCCGCACGGATTGCCGCTGCGCTGGCGTTTTATATCAAGCGTGGTGATGGTCAGAGTTATGTTCCTGATCAAAGTAATGAATCAAGTAATCGCGAAATCCCCATCGCACCAGGCATGACCTTCGATGATCTCAAGCCCGGTGAAGATGTCGGGATGATTGAGAGCAATCGCCCCAACGTTCACATGGTGGAGTTTCGCAACGGCCAAATGAAAGCCGTTGCATCGGGGAGCCGCAGTAGTTACTCGAGTATTGCCCGCGATTACAACGGCAGTTACTCAAGCCAGCGCCAAGAGTTAGTTGAGCAAGACGAACCAAACCGCATTATGCAGCAATGGTTTTGTGCCGGTTGGTCGCGGCCAGTGTTTCGCAACTTCTTAAAAATGGAAATGCTCAACAAGCAAGACCCATTAGTGCTACCGCCCGATCTCGACCCGCGCACCTTGTTCGATGCAGTGTACTACGGCCCCACCATGCCGTGGATTGACCCCCGCAAAGAGGCCGAAGGTTGGGAAATGATGATAGCCGCCAACGTGGCCACCGAGGCCGATTGGACCCGTGCCCGAGGCCGCAACCCAACCGAAGTGAAGCGCCAGCGTAAACGTGAGGTGGAATACAACCGTGAAAACCACATGGTGACCGCCAACGACCCCGACCCATCGCTAGGAGATCCAAATAGTGAAAAAGACCCCAATAGCAGTAGTGGTAGCAACGCTAAGCGCAATGCTGCCAAACGGAACGCTGATCGCGCCCGCCGCAACGCTGAGCCAGATCAGTAA
- a CDS encoding HP1 family phage holin has product MSNPYINDVTTQKSLTFSAYVSSLMSTLGGALTLNDIAILLGIFFALITLLANMFYQELRRRREQRQADKDEQRAQELHSAEMQLKAAQLKQVEQRNDPHSTPRDNACTTE; this is encoded by the coding sequence ATGAGCAATCCCTACATCAATGATGTGACCACGCAAAAATCGCTGACATTTAGCGCTTATGTGTCGTCGCTCATGAGCACACTTGGAGGTGCGTTGACGTTGAATGATATCGCCATTTTGCTCGGGATCTTCTTCGCGCTCATCACCTTGCTCGCCAACATGTTTTATCAGGAGTTGCGCCGCCGCCGTGAACAACGTCAAGCCGACAAAGACGAGCAACGCGCCCAAGAATTACACAGTGCTGAAATGCAACTTAAAGCAGCACAGTTAAAACAGGTAGAACAACGCAATGACCCGCATTCAACCCCAAGAGACAACGCCTGTACTACTGAATAA
- a CDS encoding helix-turn-helix transcriptional regulator — protein sequence MSNRAAIILKTGRAIRGMSQDEVAEIYGISRRTYQRWECGSSNVPSNHLLSILDDVFHLSIEQITEVANEAV from the coding sequence ATGAGCAATCGCGCAGCAATAATTCTAAAAACGGGCAGGGCGATTAGGGGGATGAGTCAGGACGAGGTGGCCGAGATTTACGGAATTAGCCGGCGCACTTATCAACGTTGGGAGTGTGGCAGTAGCAATGTGCCGAGCAATCACTTGCTGAGTATTTTGGATGATGTTTTTCATTTATCGATTGAGCAGATCACGGAGGTAGCGAATGAAGCAGTCTAA
- a CDS encoding phage terminase large subunit family protein — MSISAAQIKNLKAAVAAGLRGFYRPPMLTCSEYADEHFYMSSESSYTEGKWESLPFQIGILNAMGNDQISVLNLMKSARVGYTKMLMANAAYKVEHKKRNVLIYQPRDAQAKTFMKKHVETAIRDIPVWRALAPWMGRKHKDSTLEDKIFTNGKTLMVRGGTAAANYREISTDDVIYDELAGFDESIEHEGNATSLGDTRIELSMFPKSIRGSTPKVLGTCQMEKACSESPHFFKFNLPCPHCGELQSLKWGGPEEAFGIKWRKNEKGEHDPSTAYYLCEHCGCCIENNQLDDMELHSRAIWICENTGIRTPDFIDFYDAEGNDITTPPNISIHIWSAYNSLNSWAKLVTEFLKAKGDKEKLQTFVNTKLGLPWDNDTGERVEWEDLKRRREMYPKGCVPDWVVYLTCGIDTQDNRYEGRVWGWGAGKEAALIDRFILHGDPADQVLKDKVAERIAKSYSRADGVILNIGVTCWDSGGHYTDDVYSMSKKLGVMRVIPVKGANVYGKPIANFPRKRTAKGVYLTEVGTDNAKELIMAMLRIDPDVDVRKPGAIHFPLNESVCDDIELQQLTAERKLPKRVDGRIVYRWDAGNRRNEALDCFVYALAALYIALEKFGINLDKLSHVKPITTTNSEQTAAEPKPVAKPKASANSWLNGGGGGASGGWL, encoded by the coding sequence ATGAGTATATCGGCAGCCCAGATTAAAAATCTGAAAGCTGCCGTTGCCGCTGGGCTACGCGGATTTTATCGCCCGCCCATGCTCACTTGCTCAGAGTACGCCGACGAGCATTTTTATATGTCGTCGGAGTCCTCTTATACCGAGGGCAAGTGGGAGAGCTTACCGTTTCAAATCGGCATTCTTAATGCCATGGGTAACGACCAAATCAGCGTGCTCAACTTAATGAAGTCGGCGCGGGTCGGTTACACCAAAATGCTGATGGCCAATGCCGCCTATAAGGTCGAGCATAAAAAGCGCAACGTGCTCATCTACCAGCCGCGTGATGCGCAAGCCAAAACCTTTATGAAAAAGCACGTTGAAACAGCGATCCGTGATATCCCCGTTTGGCGAGCGCTTGCCCCGTGGATGGGCCGCAAACATAAAGACAGCACGCTTGAAGATAAAATCTTCACCAACGGTAAAACGCTGATGGTGCGCGGTGGTACCGCCGCGGCGAACTACCGCGAAATCTCCACCGACGATGTGATCTACGACGAGCTAGCGGGCTTTGATGAATCCATCGAGCACGAAGGTAACGCCACCTCATTAGGTGATACCCGTATCGAGCTGTCGATGTTCCCCAAATCAATCAGGGGATCAACGCCTAAGGTGCTCGGCACATGCCAAATGGAAAAGGCCTGCAGCGAATCACCTCACTTTTTTAAATTCAATTTGCCTTGCCCGCACTGCGGCGAGCTGCAATCGCTTAAATGGGGCGGGCCAGAAGAAGCATTCGGCATTAAGTGGCGCAAGAATGAGAAGGGCGAGCACGACCCAAGCACCGCTTACTATCTGTGTGAGCACTGCGGTTGCTGCATTGAAAACAACCAGCTCGATGATATGGAGTTGCACTCTCGCGCAATCTGGATTTGCGAAAACACCGGCATTCGCACCCCAGACTTTATTGATTTTTACGATGCCGAAGGCAACGACATCACCACGCCGCCCAATATCTCAATCCATATCTGGTCGGCGTATAACTCGCTTAACAGCTGGGCCAAACTGGTCACTGAGTTTTTAAAGGCCAAAGGCGATAAAGAAAAGCTGCAAACCTTCGTCAACACCAAGCTGGGCTTACCGTGGGATAACGACACAGGCGAGCGCGTTGAATGGGAAGATTTAAAACGCCGCCGCGAAATGTACCCCAAAGGCTGTGTGCCTGATTGGGTGGTGTATCTCACCTGCGGTATCGACACCCAAGACAACCGTTATGAGGGCCGTGTGTGGGGCTGGGGTGCAGGTAAAGAGGCTGCGCTTATCGACCGCTTTATTCTGCACGGCGATCCCGCTGACCAAGTGCTAAAAGACAAAGTCGCCGAGCGTATCGCCAAAAGCTACAGCCGCGCCGATGGGGTGATCCTCAATATCGGCGTCACCTGTTGGGACTCAGGCGGTCACTACACCGACGATGTTTACAGCATGAGTAAAAAGCTTGGCGTCATGCGGGTAATCCCCGTTAAAGGCGCCAACGTTTACGGTAAGCCGATCGCTAACTTCCCGCGTAAGCGCACGGCCAAGGGCGTGTACTTAACCGAAGTCGGTACCGACAACGCCAAAGAGTTAATCATGGCCATGCTGCGCATCGACCCCGATGTGGATGTGCGTAAGCCTGGTGCAATTCACTTCCCGTTGAATGAATCCGTGTGTGACGACATTGAGCTGCAACAGCTCACTGCCGAACGCAAACTGCCTAAGCGGGTGGATGGTCGCATTGTATACCGCTGGGATGCGGGTAATCGCCGTAACGAGGCGCTGGACTGTTTTGTCTACGCCTTGGCCGCGTTGTATATCGCGCTCGAAAAATTCGGCATCAATCTCGACAAGTTGTCGCACGTTAAACCCATCACAACCACAAATAGCGAGCAAACCGCCGCAGAACCTAAACCCGTAGCCAAGCCAAAGGCAAGCGCCAATAGCTGGCTAAACGGTGGCGGCGGAGGTGCAAGTGGCGGCTGGCTTTAA
- a CDS encoding DUF2190 family protein — MKNRMQDGTTISFTPAAAVASGEAVLLGTLLVVALVAIAANTSGTGLTEGVFELPKKSTDVVALGVDLYWDDTAKELTTTATDNTKVGKAWAAAASNTETVWVKINA, encoded by the coding sequence ATGAAAAATCGTATGCAAGATGGCACGACCATCAGCTTTACACCTGCCGCGGCCGTTGCCAGTGGTGAAGCCGTGTTACTCGGTACTTTGCTAGTTGTCGCACTTGTTGCGATCGCCGCAAATACCTCTGGTACTGGCCTGACTGAAGGCGTTTTTGAACTACCTAAAAAGTCCACCGATGTGGTCGCGTTGGGCGTTGATCTGTATTGGGATGATACAGCTAAAGAACTGACCACCACGGCCACCGACAATACCAAAGTCGGTAAGGCTTGGGCTGCGGCGGCAAGCAATACTGAAACGGTTTGGGTAAAGATCAATGCCTAA
- a CDS encoding DUF4124 domain-containing protein gives MKWILILTTGFFLSLTHEVSAGDVFHWVDEKGVKHFTETPPPDSCKTTSCIEIRQLYFSENQIVIDEHHDRLRKEREEEEKVKTEREKLKKIDEEIMAKYNSPENVARRELNWTHLLEGTYACFRLQDRETLGPSVLLGLGYDAFQQNLMLTEKCVKLGHNIRYKVLNLIDVYVKVQVIEKGEIIELWVTTSDVPSGQLDFLR, from the coding sequence ATGAAATGGATTTTGATACTAACAACAGGATTTTTTCTGTCACTTACTCATGAAGTCTCTGCTGGAGACGTCTTTCATTGGGTAGATGAAAAGGGGGTCAAACACTTTACAGAAACACCCCCTCCTGACTCTTGTAAGACTACGTCATGTATTGAAATTCGACAGTTGTATTTTAGTGAAAATCAGATTGTTATTGATGAGCACCATGACCGCCTAAGAAAAGAAAGAGAGGAAGAAGAAAAGGTAAAAACTGAAAGAGAGAAGCTGAAGAAAATTGATGAAGAAATTATGGCAAAATATAATTCACCAGAAAATGTCGCTAGGAGAGAACTTAATTGGACTCATCTACTTGAAGGAACGTATGCCTGTTTTAGACTTCAAGATAGAGAAACGCTTGGACCTAGCGTGCTTTTGGGCTTGGGATATGATGCTTTTCAGCAAAATTTAATGTTAACAGAAAAATGTGTAAAGCTTGGGCATAATATTCGATATAAAGTTTTAAATCTAATTGATGTATATGTAAAAGTTCAGGTGATTGAAAAAGGAGAAATTATTGAACTATGGGTAACCACGAGTGATGTCCCTTCTGGGCAACTAGATTTTTTAAGGTGA
- a CDS encoding ClpP-like prohead protease/major capsid protein fusion protein gives MKKTPIAVVVATLSAMLPNGTLIAPAATLSQISNSSQPSQSWYSLKAQNGNAELMIYDEIGGWGISAQQFARDLKALGKVGTITARIHSPGGDVFEGMAIYNMIKGHPAHKVCYIDGLAASMASVIAMAFDEIIMPENAMMMVHKPWGGTLGDADDMRKYADLLDKVEGNLVGAYQQKTGLPEDELHALLAAETWLTGREAVEKGFANTLTDALQMAASLSSKRLKDFTKMPENLKKLFAPRGNTTVPAPQPAPAPNAQVPAPVNQPAPTPLNQFVQPDPAAIQAAAIAFNTARINGINTAFAAFPQLAELKNQCIADASIDADKAKDMILAKLGENTTPAATQPNRVIIHSGNGNIVGDSIRAQLMARSGHAKAEADNGYASYNLRELARASLADRGIGTAGMNVMQMVGLAFTHSSSDFGNILLDVANKSVLKGWMGQVESFERIAKKGQLSDFKISHRVGLNDFSALEKVEEGAEYKYGTIGDRGEKIMLATYGKIFTLTRQAIINDDMSMLMGIPEAMGKAAKRTVGNLFWAVITGNVKMSDNKALFHADHNNLGAGAPSVAAISALSELMESQTLGEEALNIQSAFLLCPPNLRREFIQIIKSSSVKGSDVNAGVANPIQDMVEVISEPRLKANSDKAWYLSAAQGEDTIEVAYLDGIDTPYIEQMDGFTSDGVATKVRIDAGVAPLDYRGLAKSTGV, from the coding sequence GTGAAAAAGACCCCAATAGCAGTAGTGGTAGCAACGCTAAGCGCAATGCTGCCAAACGGAACGCTGATCGCGCCCGCCGCAACGCTGAGCCAGATCAGTAACAGTTCACAACCAAGCCAAAGCTGGTACAGCCTCAAGGCACAAAACGGCAACGCCGAGCTAATGATTTATGACGAGATTGGCGGCTGGGGCATTAGTGCTCAACAGTTCGCCCGTGATCTAAAAGCCCTTGGCAAAGTCGGTACCATCACCGCCCGTATTCATTCGCCTGGTGGTGATGTGTTCGAAGGCATGGCGATTTATAACATGATCAAAGGCCACCCAGCGCACAAGGTCTGTTACATCGACGGCCTAGCCGCGTCAATGGCCAGTGTGATCGCCATGGCGTTTGATGAAATCATCATGCCTGAAAACGCCATGATGATGGTGCATAAGCCTTGGGGGGGCACCTTGGGCGATGCCGATGATATGCGCAAATACGCCGATTTACTCGACAAAGTCGAAGGTAACTTAGTCGGTGCTTATCAACAAAAAACAGGCTTACCCGAAGATGAGCTTCACGCCCTATTAGCTGCTGAAACATGGCTAACAGGGCGTGAAGCCGTTGAAAAAGGTTTTGCCAACACCCTAACCGATGCGCTGCAAATGGCGGCATCACTTAGTTCTAAACGACTTAAGGATTTCACGAAAATGCCTGAGAACTTAAAAAAGCTGTTTGCACCTCGTGGCAACACCACTGTGCCAGCACCACAACCTGCACCTGCGCCAAATGCTCAGGTTCCCGCACCAGTAAACCAACCCGCGCCCACGCCATTGAATCAATTCGTGCAGCCTGATCCTGCAGCGATTCAAGCGGCTGCGATTGCGTTTAATACCGCGCGTATTAATGGCATTAACACTGCGTTTGCGGCATTCCCGCAACTGGCCGAGTTAAAAAATCAGTGTATTGCTGACGCGTCCATTGATGCCGATAAAGCCAAAGATATGATCTTGGCTAAGCTGGGTGAAAACACCACGCCAGCGGCGACCCAGCCAAATAGGGTGATTATTCACTCAGGCAACGGCAATATCGTCGGTGACTCGATTCGCGCCCAGTTAATGGCGCGTTCAGGCCATGCTAAAGCCGAAGCAGACAACGGCTATGCAAGCTATAACTTGCGCGAATTGGCGCGAGCCTCACTTGCTGATCGCGGCATTGGCACTGCTGGTATGAACGTGATGCAAATGGTTGGTCTAGCATTTACACATTCAAGCTCTGACTTTGGCAACATCCTTTTAGATGTAGCTAACAAATCGGTATTAAAAGGCTGGATGGGGCAGGTTGAATCCTTTGAGCGCATTGCCAAGAAGGGCCAGTTAAGCGACTTCAAAATTTCCCATCGCGTTGGCCTGAATGATTTCAGCGCGTTAGAAAAGGTTGAAGAAGGTGCTGAATACAAATACGGCACCATTGGCGACCGTGGTGAAAAAATCATGCTGGCAACTTACGGTAAGATTTTCACCTTAACCCGTCAGGCGATCATCAACGACGACATGAGTATGTTGATGGGTATCCCTGAGGCAATGGGTAAAGCGGCAAAACGCACCGTTGGCAACCTGTTCTGGGCGGTCATCACTGGCAACGTCAAGATGAGTGATAACAAAGCGTTATTCCATGCTGACCACAACAACTTAGGTGCGGGTGCGCCATCGGTAGCCGCCATTAGCGCTCTATCCGAGTTAATGGAATCACAAACGTTAGGCGAAGAAGCGCTGAATATTCAGTCTGCATTTTTATTATGCCCGCCTAACCTGCGCCGTGAGTTTATCCAAATCATCAAATCTAGCTCAGTAAAAGGTTCTGATGTTAATGCCGGTGTTGCTAACCCAATTCAAGATATGGTGGAAGTGATCTCCGAACCACGCTTGAAGGCCAATAGCGATAAGGCTTGGTACTTATCAGCTGCTCAGGGTGAGGACACTATCGAGGTGGCTTACCTCGATGGTATAGACACGCCTTACATCGAGCAAATGGACGGTTTCACCTCTGACGGCGTAGCTACTAAAGTCCGTATCGATGCGGGTGTTGCACCGTTAGATTACCGTGGTTTGGCGAAATCAACCGGCGTGTAA